In one Nocardioides sp. NBC_00368 genomic region, the following are encoded:
- a CDS encoding carbohydrate ABC transporter permease, with translation MPTTTSAPVENATTAPSTGAAPRRQAWRNRLSRWDFKFSPYLYVAPFFLVFILIGLYPMLYTGYLSFFSWPAYGSEIGPWVGWDNYAHVLGDSVFRKAFWNTIGMFLLSSVPQIIVATILAALLDTRLRGRTLWRMSILLPFVVAPAASAMIFGAIFADGTGLINQTLDGFGFPKVPWHADRFASWTAIATMVNWRWTGYNALIILAAMQAIPRDLYEAAEIDGASKVKQFFNVTLPSIRPTMIFVIVTSTIGGLQIFTEPRIFDTNLRFQGGSDFQYTTLTMYVFNTAQTTTNPYPRAAAAAWVLFLIIVGIALVNFLVTRAVQRRSLR, from the coding sequence ATGCCGACCACCACCTCTGCCCCGGTCGAGAACGCCACCACGGCGCCCTCGACCGGGGCAGCACCCCGCCGCCAGGCGTGGCGTAACCGGCTCTCCCGGTGGGACTTCAAGTTCTCGCCCTACCTGTACGTCGCGCCGTTCTTCCTGGTGTTCATCCTCATCGGGCTCTACCCGATGCTCTACACCGGCTACCTGTCCTTCTTCTCCTGGCCCGCCTACGGCTCCGAGATCGGTCCGTGGGTCGGTTGGGACAACTACGCCCACGTCCTCGGTGACTCGGTCTTCCGGAAGGCCTTCTGGAACACCATCGGGATGTTTCTGCTCTCCTCGGTGCCCCAGATCATCGTGGCGACCATCCTCGCCGCTCTGCTCGACACCCGGCTCCGGGGCCGCACCCTGTGGCGGATGAGCATCCTGCTGCCCTTCGTGGTCGCTCCTGCGGCGTCCGCGATGATCTTCGGCGCGATCTTCGCCGACGGCACGGGCCTGATCAACCAGACGCTCGACGGCTTCGGGTTCCCGAAGGTGCCGTGGCATGCCGACCGGTTCGCGAGCTGGACCGCGATCGCGACCATGGTCAACTGGCGCTGGACGGGCTACAACGCGCTGATCATCCTCGCCGCCATGCAGGCGATCCCGCGGGACCTCTACGAGGCGGCCGAGATCGACGGCGCCTCCAAGGTGAAGCAGTTCTTCAACGTCACGCTGCCCTCGATCCGGCCGACGATGATCTTCGTCATCGTCACCTCGACCATCGGCGGCCTGCAGATCTTCACCGAGCCCCGGATCTTCGACACCAACCTGCGCTTCCAGGGCGGCTCCGACTTCCAGTACACGACCCTGACGATGTACGTCTTCAACACCGCCCAGACCACGACCAACCCGTATCCGCGTGCGGCCGCCGCCGCCTGGGTGCTGTTCCTCATCATCGTGGGGATCGCCCTGGTCAACTTCCTGGTCACCCGGGCCGTCCAGCGAAGGAGCCTGCGATGA
- a CDS encoding protealysin inhibitor emfourin produces MTSRNHVCHIVPPYLMQRLDPGRLDQDNGFRAARAEHLTRVLAELPAPEAGSPAAEAGDWTVYSAGNGTDLPGEKVRAAGEPESGDESVDEAAAGITGSLALFEEVYGRDSYDGQGIEVVMTVHYDRDYANAFWDGTQLVFGDGDGKVFQRFTKAVDVIGHELSHAVTEHTAGLVYQGQPGALNESMSDVFGSCLKQRLLGQSADEADWIIGEGLFTESVQGVGLRNMLEPGTAYDDPELGKDPQPAHMDDIYDGTDDNGGVHINSGIPNRAFALAAKAIGGNSWDGAGKVWYAALTNGAVTTDTDFAGFAAATVAEAGDHADAVTTAWAEVGVTPAPGTSAPAPAPDGEAPTVVKLRRSGGFIGRTQEGVTEIAPGDAQAATLRDLLANAGPSKPKGADRYIYEFEVDGRRTVVHEGDMTPELRELANRMLEQ; encoded by the coding sequence ATGACCTCTCGGAATCACGTCTGCCACATCGTGCCTCCCTACCTGATGCAGCGGCTCGATCCCGGTCGTCTCGACCAGGACAACGGTTTCCGAGCCGCTCGGGCCGAGCACCTGACCAGGGTCCTCGCCGAGCTCCCCGCCCCGGAGGCGGGCAGCCCCGCCGCCGAGGCAGGCGACTGGACCGTCTACTCCGCCGGCAACGGCACCGACCTGCCCGGCGAGAAGGTGCGGGCCGCGGGAGAGCCGGAGTCGGGCGACGAGAGCGTCGACGAGGCCGCGGCCGGCATCACCGGCTCGCTGGCGCTCTTCGAGGAGGTCTACGGCCGCGACTCCTACGACGGACAGGGCATCGAGGTCGTGATGACCGTCCACTACGACCGGGACTACGCCAACGCCTTCTGGGACGGCACCCAGCTGGTCTTCGGCGACGGTGACGGCAAGGTCTTCCAGCGTTTCACCAAGGCCGTCGACGTGATCGGTCACGAGCTCTCCCACGCGGTGACCGAGCACACCGCGGGTCTCGTCTACCAGGGGCAACCCGGTGCGCTCAACGAGTCGATGTCGGACGTGTTCGGCTCCTGCCTCAAGCAGCGTCTCCTCGGTCAGAGCGCCGACGAGGCCGACTGGATCATCGGCGAGGGCCTCTTCACCGAGTCGGTCCAGGGCGTCGGGCTGCGGAACATGCTCGAGCCCGGGACGGCCTACGACGACCCCGAGCTGGGCAAGGACCCGCAGCCGGCCCACATGGACGACATCTACGACGGCACCGACGACAACGGCGGCGTCCACATCAACTCCGGCATCCCCAACCGCGCCTTCGCCCTCGCCGCCAAGGCGATCGGCGGCAACTCGTGGGACGGCGCCGGCAAGGTCTGGTACGCCGCGCTCACCAACGGCGCCGTCACCACCGACACCGACTTCGCCGGGTTCGCGGCGGCCACCGTCGCCGAGGCCGGCGACCACGCCGACGCGGTGACCACGGCCTGGGCAGAGGTCGGAGTCACCCCGGCGCCCGGCACGTCCGCGCCCGCGCCCGCGCCCGACGGTGAGGCGCCGACCGTGGTGAAGCTACGCCGCAGCGGCGGTTTCATCGGACGTACGCAGGAGGGGGTCACCGAGATCGCGCCCGGCGACGCCCAGGCGGCCACGCTGCGTGACCTGTTGGCCAACGCCGGCCCGTCGAAGCCGAAGGGCGCGGACCGCTACATCTACGAGTTCGAGGTGGACGGCCGGCGTACGGTCGTGCACGAGGGAGACATGACTCCCGAGCTGCGCGAGCTCGCCAACCGGATGCTCGAGCAGTAG
- the mshA gene encoding D-inositol-3-phosphate glycosyltransferase gives MIHRVAMVSLHTSPLDQPGTGDAGGMNVYVLELSRRLATQGIAVDIFTRATSSRLPQVVEAYDGVAVHHVHAGPFEGLAKGDLPGQLCTFAREVLRAEASNPPGYFDAVHSHYWLSGQVGALSRDRWGVPLVHSMHTMAKVKNEALAEGDSPEPEARVIGEEQVVDAADMLIANTDLEAKQLINMYDAEPGRVAVVHPGVDLRVFRPRGRAAARAALGLPARAHVLLFAGRIQPLKAPDVLLRAAAVMLARDPSLRRSLVVPIVGGPSGSGLEHPTGLVDLAAELGISDVVRFVPPVRQDELALWYSAASVVAVPSYNESFGLVAVEAQACGTPVVAAAVGGLTTAVHHGRSGLLVDGHDPAQWADALTNAVVSHSRWSALADGAREHAQDFSWDLTARNTLEVYEEAKMLMREELTA, from the coding sequence ATGATCCACCGCGTAGCGATGGTCAGTCTGCACACCTCTCCGCTCGACCAGCCGGGCACCGGCGACGCCGGTGGCATGAACGTCTACGTGCTCGAGCTCTCCCGGCGCCTGGCCACGCAGGGCATCGCCGTCGACATCTTCACGCGCGCGACCTCCTCGCGCCTGCCGCAGGTCGTGGAGGCGTACGACGGGGTGGCGGTCCACCACGTCCACGCCGGTCCCTTCGAGGGGCTGGCCAAGGGAGACCTGCCCGGGCAGCTGTGCACGTTCGCGCGCGAGGTGCTGCGTGCCGAGGCGTCCAACCCACCGGGCTACTTCGACGCCGTGCACTCCCACTACTGGCTCTCCGGCCAGGTCGGGGCGCTCTCCCGCGACCGCTGGGGGGTGCCGCTCGTCCATTCGATGCACACCATGGCCAAGGTCAAGAACGAGGCGCTCGCCGAGGGCGACAGCCCCGAGCCGGAGGCCCGTGTGATCGGCGAGGAGCAGGTCGTCGACGCGGCCGACATGCTGATCGCCAACACCGACCTCGAGGCCAAGCAGCTGATCAACATGTACGACGCCGAGCCGGGCCGCGTCGCCGTCGTGCATCCCGGGGTCGACCTGCGGGTCTTCCGTCCGCGGGGGCGGGCCGCCGCGCGGGCCGCGCTCGGGCTGCCGGCCCGGGCTCACGTGCTCCTCTTCGCCGGTCGCATCCAGCCGCTCAAGGCTCCCGACGTACTCCTGCGGGCGGCCGCCGTCATGCTCGCCCGCGACCCGTCGCTGCGCCGTTCGCTGGTGGTGCCGATCGTCGGGGGTCCCTCCGGCTCCGGGCTGGAGCACCCGACCGGGCTGGTCGATCTCGCTGCTGAGCTGGGGATATCCGACGTGGTCCGGTTCGTCCCGCCGGTGCGCCAGGACGAGCTCGCCCTCTGGTACTCCGCTGCCTCCGTCGTCGCCGTCCCCTCCTACAACGAGTCCTTCGGCCTGGTCGCCGTCGAGGCCCAGGCCTGCGGCACGCCCGTCGTCGCGGCCGCGGTCGGCGGCCTGACCACCGCGGTGCACCACGGCCGCAGCGGACTCCTGGTCGACGGGCACGACCCGGCCCAGTGGGCCGACGCCCTCACCAACGCCGTCGTGTCCCACTCGCGCTGGTCGGCGCTGGCCGACGGCGCCCGCGAACACGCCCAGGACTTCTCCTGGGATCTCACCGCACGCAATACGCTCGAGGTCTACGAAGAGGCCAAGATGCTGATGCGTGAGGAGCTGACAGCGTGA
- a CDS encoding YbjN domain-containing protein has translation MSGAQDEREDVVRGWLKSNDLTWDETALPSGDLVFSFSLPGERKLQTPVRLDLGQHALGVHAFVCRRPDENFETVYRWLLERNLRLYGVAFGLDRLGDIYLDGRLPLAMVSSAELDRLLGSVLTYADESFNTILELGFASSIRKEWEWRKLRGESTANLEAFRGWLEAGEDEAKD, from the coding sequence GTGAGTGGTGCGCAGGATGAACGGGAAGATGTCGTACGGGGCTGGCTGAAGTCGAACGACCTGACCTGGGACGAGACGGCGCTGCCGAGCGGGGACCTGGTCTTCTCGTTCTCGCTCCCGGGCGAGCGCAAGCTGCAGACTCCGGTCCGGCTCGACCTGGGCCAGCACGCGTTGGGCGTGCACGCCTTCGTCTGCCGCCGCCCCGACGAGAACTTCGAGACCGTCTACCGCTGGCTGCTCGAGCGCAACCTGCGGCTCTACGGGGTCGCCTTCGGGCTCGATCGGCTCGGCGACATCTACCTCGACGGCCGGCTGCCGCTGGCGATGGTCTCGAGCGCGGAGCTCGACCGGTTGCTCGGCTCGGTCCTGACGTACGCGGACGAGTCCTTCAACACCATCCTCGAGCTCGGCTTCGCCTCCTCGATCCGCAAGGAGTGGGAGTGGCGCAAGCTGCGCGGTGAGTCCACCGCCAACCTCGAGGCGTTCCGTGGCTGGCTCGAGGCTGGCGAGGACGAGGCGAAGGACTAG
- a CDS encoding class II fructose-bisphosphate aldolase, whose product MTLATTASLVSTAYAEGRGVAAFNAINLETVEAIAAGAETANRPVIVQISENAVRYHGSLAPLAHAAIAVASGSTMPISLHLDHATDERLVGIAVDLGFSSVMYDASQLSYEENLTRTTAVVRRCHDRGAHVEAELGEVGGKNGVHAPGVRTDPDEAAAYVADTGVDALAVAVGSSHKMTTRDAALDEALISAIRRAVDVPLVLHGSSGVSDDGLRAAIAAGMTKINVATQLNKAFTAAVRETLGADPALVDQRRYLGAGRDAMATETARLLTVISHQ is encoded by the coding sequence ATGACCCTCGCCACCACTGCCTCGCTCGTCAGCACGGCCTATGCGGAAGGTCGCGGTGTCGCCGCCTTCAACGCGATCAACCTGGAGACCGTCGAGGCCATCGCGGCCGGGGCGGAGACCGCGAACCGGCCGGTGATCGTGCAGATCAGCGAGAACGCGGTGCGCTACCACGGCAGCCTGGCACCGCTGGCCCACGCCGCGATCGCCGTCGCCTCCGGCTCGACGATGCCGATCTCGCTCCACCTGGACCATGCGACCGATGAGCGCCTGGTCGGGATCGCGGTCGACCTCGGCTTCTCGTCGGTGATGTACGACGCCTCCCAGCTCTCCTACGAGGAGAACCTCACCCGCACCACCGCCGTCGTGCGCCGATGCCACGACCGTGGCGCCCACGTCGAGGCCGAGCTGGGCGAGGTCGGCGGCAAGAACGGCGTCCACGCCCCCGGCGTACGCACCGATCCCGACGAGGCGGCCGCGTACGTCGCCGACACGGGCGTCGACGCACTCGCCGTCGCGGTCGGCTCGAGCCACAAGATGACCACCCGCGACGCGGCGCTCGACGAGGCGCTGATCTCGGCGATCCGGCGCGCGGTCGACGTACCGCTGGTCCTGCACGGCTCCTCCGGGGTCAGCGACGACGGGCTCCGGGCCGCCATCGCGGCCGGGATGACGAAGATCAACGTCGCGACCCAGCTCAACAAGGCCTTCACGGCCGCGGTGCGGGAGACCCTCGGCGCCGACCCCGCCCTGGTCGACCAGCGGCGCTACCTCGGTGCCGGGCGAGACGCCATGGCGACGGAGACGGCACGCCTGCTGACGGTGATTTCTCACCAATAA
- the typA gene encoding translational GTPase TypA, translating into MSEILKANLRNVAIVAHVDHGKTTLVDAMLKQAGAFSEHAMESVEDRVMDSGDLEREKGITILAKNTAIHYNGPSAPEGMTINIIDTPGHADFGGEVERGLSMVDGIVLLVDASEGPLPQTRFVLRKALNADMPVVLVVNKVDRPDARIEEVVDETYELFMDLLDDSHSQDALDFPVIYASGKAGVASLEQPENGTLPDSKDLEPLFSTILDTIPAPTYEAGAPLQAHVTNLDASPFLGRLALVRIHQGTLKKGQNVAWMQRNGETKNVRITELLITDGLERKPGEEAGPGDIVAVAGIPEIMIGETLADPENPVALPLIHVDDPAISMTIGTNTSPLVGKVKGAKVTARMVKDRLDQELIGNVSLRVLPTDRPDAWEVQGRGELALAILVEQMRREGYELTVGKPQVVTREVDGKLHEPFERLTIDAPEEFLGTITELLANRKGRMEGMTNHGTGWVRMEFIVPSRGLIGFRTDFLTETRGTGIAHHISEGYFPWAGEIRSRNNGSLVADRAGAASAYAMTSLQERGVLFVEPTTEVYEGMIVGENSRQDDMDVNITKEKQQTNIRSATSDNFEKLIPPKKLSLEQCLEFCREDECVEITPDQIRIRKVILDQNERAKIASRARKANK; encoded by the coding sequence ATGTCCGAGATCCTCAAGGCCAATCTTCGCAACGTCGCCATCGTTGCGCACGTCGACCACGGCAAGACCACGCTGGTCGACGCCATGCTGAAGCAGGCCGGTGCTTTCTCCGAGCACGCCATGGAGTCGGTCGAGGACCGCGTCATGGACTCCGGTGACCTGGAGCGCGAGAAGGGCATCACCATCCTCGCGAAGAACACCGCCATCCACTACAACGGGCCGTCCGCGCCCGAGGGGATGACGATCAACATCATCGACACCCCCGGCCACGCCGACTTCGGTGGCGAGGTCGAGCGCGGCCTGTCGATGGTCGACGGGATCGTGCTGCTCGTGGACGCCTCCGAGGGCCCGCTGCCGCAGACCCGGTTCGTGCTGCGCAAGGCGCTCAACGCCGACATGCCGGTCGTGCTGGTGGTCAACAAGGTCGACCGCCCCGACGCCCGCATCGAGGAGGTCGTCGACGAGACGTACGAGCTCTTCATGGACCTGCTCGACGACTCCCACAGCCAGGACGCCCTCGACTTCCCGGTGATCTACGCCTCCGGCAAGGCAGGTGTGGCCAGCCTCGAGCAGCCGGAGAACGGCACCCTTCCCGACTCCAAGGACCTCGAGCCGCTCTTCTCCACCATCCTGGACACCATCCCGGCCCCGACCTACGAGGCCGGCGCGCCGCTGCAGGCCCACGTCACCAACCTCGACGCCTCGCCGTTCCTGGGCCGCCTCGCGCTGGTCCGCATCCACCAGGGCACCCTGAAGAAGGGCCAGAACGTCGCCTGGATGCAGCGCAACGGCGAGACCAAGAACGTACGCATCACCGAGCTGCTCATCACCGACGGCCTCGAGCGCAAGCCCGGCGAGGAGGCCGGCCCCGGTGACATCGTCGCCGTCGCGGGCATCCCCGAGATCATGATCGGCGAGACGCTCGCCGACCCGGAGAACCCGGTCGCGCTGCCGCTGATCCACGTCGACGACCCGGCCATTTCGATGACCATCGGCACCAACACCTCCCCGCTCGTGGGCAAGGTGAAGGGCGCCAAGGTGACCGCGCGCATGGTCAAGGACCGCCTCGACCAGGAGCTGATCGGCAACGTGTCGCTGCGCGTGCTGCCCACCGACCGTCCCGACGCCTGGGAGGTCCAGGGCCGCGGTGAGCTGGCGCTGGCGATCCTGGTCGAGCAGATGCGTCGCGAGGGCTACGAGCTGACCGTCGGCAAGCCGCAGGTGGTCACCCGCGAGGTCGACGGCAAGCTCCACGAGCCGTTCGAGCGTCTCACCATCGACGCCCCGGAGGAGTTCCTCGGCACGATCACCGAGCTGCTCGCCAACCGCAAGGGCCGCATGGAGGGCATGACCAACCACGGCACCGGCTGGGTCCGGATGGAGTTCATCGTCCCCTCCCGTGGTCTGATCGGCTTCCGCACCGACTTCCTCACCGAGACCCGCGGCACCGGTATCGCCCACCACATCTCCGAGGGCTACTTCCCGTGGGCCGGCGAGATCCGTTCGCGCAACAACGGCTCGCTGGTCGCCGACCGCGCCGGTGCTGCCTCGGCCTACGCGATGACCTCGCTCCAGGAGCGCGGCGTCCTCTTCGTCGAGCCCACCACCGAGGTCTACGAGGGCATGATCGTCGGCGAGAACTCCCGCCAGGACGACATGGACGTCAACATCACCAAGGAGAAGCAGCAGACCAACATCCGGTCCGCCACCTCCGACAACTTCGAGAAGCTCATCCCGCCGAAGAAGCTCTCGCTCGAGCAGTGCCTGGAGTTCTGCCGCGAGGACGAGTGCGTCGAGATCACCCCGGACCAGATCCGCATCCGCAAGGTCATCCTCGACCAGAACGAGCGCGCCAAGATCGCGAGCCGAGCGCGCAAGGCCAACAAGTAG
- a CDS encoding SDR family NAD(P)-dependent oxidoreductase — translation MSSDRRENGSVPSKNAVSKNAVVTGASSGIGAATARQLAKEGYHVFLAARRTDRIEALAAEIGGTAVATDVTSDESVAALAEAVGDRLDLLVNNAGGAFGVDQVAEADLTKWQAMFEVNVIGLTRVTKALLPALIASGAGAVINVGSIAGRRAYEGGAGYNAAKFGTRAVTEALRLEIVDKPVRIMEIAPGMVQTEEFSLVRLGGDQAAADAVYRGVADPLVAEDIADAIVWMATRPAHVNIDELVIKPRAQAAPHKVHRES, via the coding sequence ATGTCGAGCGACCGACGGGAGAATGGATCCGTGCCTTCCAAGAACGCCGTCTCCAAGAACGCTGTCGTCACCGGCGCCTCGAGCGGGATCGGCGCCGCCACCGCCCGCCAGCTCGCGAAGGAGGGCTACCACGTCTTCCTCGCCGCTCGCCGGACCGACCGGATCGAGGCCTTGGCCGCGGAGATCGGCGGCACCGCGGTGGCGACCGACGTCACCTCCGACGAGTCCGTCGCCGCGCTGGCCGAAGCGGTCGGCGACCGTCTCGACCTGCTGGTCAACAACGCCGGCGGCGCCTTCGGCGTGGACCAGGTGGCCGAGGCCGATCTGACCAAGTGGCAGGCGATGTTCGAGGTCAACGTGATCGGCCTGACCCGGGTGACCAAGGCACTGCTCCCGGCCCTGATCGCGTCCGGAGCCGGCGCGGTCATCAACGTCGGCTCGATCGCCGGCCGGCGCGCGTACGAGGGCGGCGCGGGCTACAACGCGGCCAAGTTCGGCACCCGCGCGGTCACCGAGGCGCTGCGCCTGGAGATCGTCGACAAGCCGGTGCGGATCATGGAGATCGCCCCGGGCATGGTCCAGACCGAGGAGTTCTCGCTCGTACGTCTCGGGGGCGACCAGGCCGCGGCCGACGCCGTCTACCGGGGCGTCGCGGATCCGCTGGTGGCCGAGGACATCGCCGACGCGATCGTCTGGATGGCCACCCGCCCGGCTCACGTCAACATCGACGAACTGGTCATCAAGCCCCGCGCCCAGGCTGCCCCGCACAAGGTGCACCGCGAGAGCTGA
- a CDS encoding aspartate/glutamate racemase family protein produces MQTIGLIGGMSWESTAAYYEGLNKGVQERLGGLHSAKIVLASVDLAELTALQEKEAWDQVADILVAAARSVVAGGADFILLCTTTFHKVYDEVAAAVDVPVLHLADVLAAKAKELGITKAGFLATRYTVENDFFAQRISDHGVDVNLPDTLHVEMLDSIIYEELVHRNVVSGSRKRVLEVVHELWDAGSDGVILGASELSLLVRPSDVDVPILDAITVHVEAALNQALGE; encoded by the coding sequence GTGCAGACGATCGGACTCATCGGCGGCATGAGCTGGGAAAGCACAGCCGCGTACTACGAGGGACTCAACAAGGGTGTCCAGGAGCGGCTCGGCGGTCTTCACTCCGCCAAGATCGTGCTGGCCTCTGTCGACCTGGCCGAGCTGACGGCGCTGCAGGAGAAGGAGGCCTGGGACCAGGTCGCCGACATCCTCGTCGCCGCTGCGCGCAGCGTCGTGGCCGGTGGTGCCGACTTCATCCTGCTGTGCACCACCACCTTCCACAAGGTCTACGACGAGGTGGCGGCCGCCGTCGACGTACCGGTGCTGCACCTGGCCGACGTCCTCGCCGCCAAGGCCAAGGAGCTCGGCATCACCAAGGCCGGCTTCCTCGCCACCCGCTACACCGTGGAGAACGACTTCTTTGCGCAGCGGATCTCCGACCACGGCGTCGACGTGAACCTGCCCGACACCCTCCACGTGGAGATGCTCGACTCGATCATCTACGAGGAGCTCGTCCACCGGAACGTGGTGTCCGGGTCGCGCAAGCGGGTCCTGGAGGTCGTCCACGAGCTGTGGGACGCCGGGTCGGACGGCGTCATCCTCGGTGCCTCCGAGCTCAGTCTCCTGGTGCGGCCCAGCGATGTCGACGTACCGATCCTCGACGCCATCACCGTGCACGTCGAGGCGGCCCTCAACCAGGCCCTCGGCGAGTAG
- a CDS encoding ABC transporter substrate-binding protein → MSKISKSWRRAPRTALAACAVASLVAGLAACGGDGGDDEQAALGKDDTLTITTFSEFGYGDLIEQWNADPERPFKVKQTVVAEWDTWKQSLTTGLQSGEGLTDIVAVEGDMMPALVAEGASEQFVDLTDKELDSRWMESKYLEGQTADGKQIGYPTDAGPEAFCYRADLFEKAGLPSDRESVKALFKDWDTYFATGEQFKKKVPNTAWYDSSGAIAQAMLNQVEFPFQTKDQKIDVDNPELRNVYDTVSQYAPTLSTKVEQWGEDWMANFTNDGFATIPCPGWMFANIKDSAPDVKGWDIVDAFPGGGGNWGGSYLAVPAQSEHQEEAKEFANYLTNAESEVAASKVAGNFPANLEAQETLAAENATDPYFNDAPTSQILANRAKAVPAGVPFKGDKYSDILGLFQQAIRRVDEGTDPDKSWATFVEGVEGMS, encoded by the coding sequence GTGTCCAAGATCTCCAAGTCATGGCGCCGAGCGCCACGGACCGCCCTCGCCGCGTGCGCGGTCGCCTCCCTCGTCGCCGGCCTGGCCGCCTGCGGCGGTGACGGTGGCGATGACGAGCAGGCCGCACTCGGCAAGGACGACACCCTGACCATCACGACGTTCAGCGAATTCGGCTACGGCGACCTCATCGAGCAGTGGAACGCCGACCCTGAGCGCCCCTTCAAGGTCAAGCAGACCGTGGTCGCCGAGTGGGACACCTGGAAGCAGAGTCTCACCACCGGCCTGCAGTCCGGCGAGGGCCTCACCGACATCGTCGCCGTCGAGGGCGACATGATGCCCGCGCTCGTCGCCGAGGGCGCCTCCGAGCAGTTCGTCGACCTCACCGACAAGGAGCTCGACAGCCGCTGGATGGAGTCGAAGTACCTCGAGGGTCAGACCGCCGACGGCAAGCAGATCGGCTACCCGACCGACGCCGGCCCCGAGGCCTTCTGCTACCGCGCCGACCTCTTCGAGAAGGCCGGTCTCCCGTCCGACCGCGAGTCCGTGAAGGCCCTCTTCAAGGACTGGGACACCTACTTCGCCACCGGCGAGCAGTTCAAGAAGAAGGTGCCGAACACGGCTTGGTACGACTCCAGCGGCGCGATCGCCCAGGCGATGCTCAACCAGGTCGAGTTCCCCTTCCAGACCAAGGACCAGAAGATCGACGTCGACAACCCGGAGCTCCGGAACGTCTACGACACGGTCTCGCAGTACGCCCCCACCCTCTCGACCAAGGTCGAGCAGTGGGGCGAGGACTGGATGGCCAACTTCACCAACGACGGCTTCGCCACCATCCCGTGCCCGGGCTGGATGTTCGCCAACATCAAGGACTCCGCACCTGACGTGAAGGGCTGGGACATCGTCGACGCCTTCCCGGGCGGCGGCGGCAACTGGGGCGGCTCCTACCTCGCCGTCCCGGCGCAGTCGGAGCACCAGGAGGAGGCCAAGGAGTTCGCGAACTACCTGACCAACGCCGAGTCCGAGGTGGCCGCTTCCAAGGTGGCCGGCAACTTCCCGGCGAACCTGGAGGCGCAGGAGACCCTGGCCGCCGAGAACGCCACGGATCCCTACTTCAACGACGCCCCCACCTCGCAGATCCTGGCCAACCGGGCGAAGGCCGTGCCGGCGGGTGTCCCGTTCAAGGGTGACAAGTACTCCGACATCCTGGGCCTCTTCCAGCAGGCGATCCGGCGTGTAGACGAGGGCACCGACCCCGACAAGTCGTGGGCGACCTTCGTCGAGGGCGTCGAAGGAATGTCCTGA
- a CDS encoding carbohydrate ABC transporter permease, translating to MSRRPGFLVYGLLTAFLLGSAFPLYWSFVIGSVTRQRAIQSPPPLVPGGHFLENAGRVFDRIDFWSALLNSIIVSGISAASVVLFSTLAGYSFAKLRFRGSNAGMVFVVATLAVPTQLALVPMLKQFSNLGLTGTHAAVILPWVVTAFGVFFMRQYLVDAIPDELIDAARVDGASMIRTFWTVAIPAARPAMAILGLFTFMQVWTDFMWPLIVLQGSDVQTLQTALDALKVAPGQGHADMALVQAGTILATVPLLLLFIATGRHLVSGIMQGAVKG from the coding sequence ATGAGTAGGAGACCTGGATTCCTCGTCTACGGCCTGCTCACGGCATTCCTGCTGGGCTCGGCCTTCCCCCTCTACTGGTCCTTCGTGATCGGCTCGGTCACCCGGCAGCGGGCGATCCAGTCGCCTCCGCCGCTGGTCCCAGGAGGGCATTTCCTCGAGAACGCCGGCCGGGTCTTCGACCGGATCGACTTCTGGTCGGCGCTGCTCAACTCGATCATCGTCTCCGGGATCTCGGCTGCCTCGGTGGTGCTGTTCTCGACCCTGGCCGGCTACTCGTTCGCCAAGCTCCGCTTCCGCGGCTCCAACGCGGGAATGGTCTTCGTCGTCGCCACCTTGGCGGTGCCGACCCAGCTGGCCCTGGTGCCGATGCTCAAGCAGTTCTCCAACCTCGGCCTGACCGGCACGCACGCCGCCGTGATCCTGCCGTGGGTGGTGACCGCGTTCGGTGTCTTCTTCATGAGGCAATACCTCGTCGACGCGATCCCCGACGAGCTCATCGACGCCGCACGCGTCGACGGCGCGTCCATGATCCGTACGTTCTGGACCGTCGCGATCCCGGCAGCTCGTCCGGCGATGGCGATCCTCGGTCTGTTCACCTTCATGCAGGTGTGGACCGACTTCATGTGGCCGCTGATCGTGCTGCAGGGGTCCGACGTACAGACCCTGCAGACCGCGCTCGACGCACTCAAGGTCGCGCCCGGTCAGGGACATGCCGACATGGCCCTGGTCCAGGCCGGAACGATCCTCGCGACCGTACCCCTACTTCTGTTGTTCATCGCCACCGGACGCCACCTGGTGTCCGGCATCATGCAAGGAGCCGTCAAAGGATGA